From the genome of Geoglobus ahangari, one region includes:
- a CDS encoding NOL1/NOP2/sun family putative RNA methylase gives MMIFDFPSTPFSRKLAERYGYDEFIIRRWERFFGREETERLVRAMEEVPKYIRVNTLKCDESKLLSRLERRGFRLRETEVRFCYEIVEEPYSVGATPEYLLGYYYVMDKSSCVPPLALKPEEGETVVDFAASPGGKTTMLAQLMNNTGRIIAIEGNRERIQPLVDNIHRMGVLNTAVIHMNSAEFWRTGIKADRILLDAPCTGEGIIHKDPARKTSRGAEDIRFCSTLQRKMLESALRSLKPGGVLVYSTCSLTPEENELVIDEVLRKHDVRLEEVEYGEPAMTRVGDVELSPELEKAKRFYPHIHRCSGFFVAKLVTGGSRARETSS, from the coding sequence ATGATGATTTTCGATTTTCCCTCAACCCCTTTTTCGAGAAAGCTTGCGGAAAGGTACGGCTACGACGAGTTCATCATAAGAAGGTGGGAGAGGTTCTTTGGCAGAGAGGAGACCGAGAGGCTCGTAAGGGCGATGGAAGAGGTTCCCAAGTACATCAGGGTCAACACCCTGAAGTGCGATGAGAGTAAGCTACTTTCAAGGCTCGAGAGGAGGGGGTTCAGGCTGAGAGAGACTGAGGTCAGGTTCTGCTACGAGATCGTGGAGGAGCCGTACAGCGTTGGAGCTACGCCAGAATACCTGCTCGGCTACTACTACGTGATGGACAAGAGCTCATGCGTGCCACCGCTTGCCCTGAAGCCAGAGGAGGGGGAGACGGTTGTGGACTTCGCCGCATCTCCCGGGGGAAAGACGACCATGCTCGCCCAGCTGATGAACAACACCGGAAGGATAATTGCCATAGAGGGCAACAGGGAAAGGATCCAGCCGCTCGTCGACAACATCCACAGGATGGGCGTTCTGAACACCGCGGTGATCCACATGAACTCCGCCGAGTTCTGGAGGACCGGCATAAAAGCGGACAGGATTCTCCTCGACGCCCCGTGCACGGGGGAGGGGATAATCCACAAAGACCCTGCAAGGAAGACCTCAAGGGGGGCTGAGGACATAAGGTTCTGCTCCACCCTTCAAAGGAAAATGCTCGAGTCGGCGCTGAGGAGCCTGAAGCCGGGAGGGGTTCTTGTCTACTCCACGTGCTCGCTCACGCCAGAGGAGAACGAGCTGGTTATAGATGAGGTGCTCAGGAAGCACGATGTCAGGCTCGAGGAGGTGGAGTACGGAGAGCCTGCGATGACAAGGGTCGGTGACGTGGAGCTAAGCCCCGAGCTGGAGAAGGCCAAGCGGTTTTACCCCCACATCCACAGGTGCTCGGGCTTCTTCGTGGCCAAGCTTGTCACGGGTGGTAGTCGAGCTCGAGAAACCTCTTCATGA
- a CDS encoding MATE family efflux transporter, whose translation MDRRTEGVRVLTGEPEKAVVRLSIPIMISNLVFTLYNFADGVWVAGLGAESLSAIGLFMPLFFMFVSLSLGLGIGTSSAIARKIGAGDKRGADNVATHSLVIAAMLSIVILSTYFRLEQILALLGASGKVLEEALTYGRIVVAGSMFIVFNNVAVGILNGEGNTKRSMYANVAGSLLNIALDPVLIYVAGLGIAGAAYASVLSMVFSSLLIVYWMFYNSKTYVRVSFREFSPSRQIVFDILRVGLPSAFSMLTMSFSLIFINAMIVRVSSADGIAVFTSAWRVVHFGFIPMFGLSGAGTAVMGAAFGARNIEKLERAYRYAIKVAVIIEAVLVVLFISLAGYLAMFFTYSEASARIYGMLVETLRILPVFLVFAPLGILTVSLFQGIGRGENAFAITVLRTIVFQLSFAYIFAFLLGLGFDGIVYGVVLGNILASSVAFLWGRSVIGKLKRECC comes from the coding sequence ATGGATCGGAGAACTGAGGGCGTGAGGGTTCTTACCGGAGAGCCGGAGAAGGCGGTAGTTAGGTTGTCCATACCCATAATGATCAGCAACCTTGTTTTCACGCTCTACAACTTCGCTGACGGAGTCTGGGTTGCCGGGCTTGGAGCTGAGTCGCTCTCTGCGATAGGCCTGTTCATGCCCCTGTTCTTCATGTTTGTCTCCCTGTCACTCGGCCTTGGCATCGGAACGAGCTCGGCCATCGCGAGGAAGATAGGTGCAGGGGACAAGAGGGGGGCGGACAACGTCGCAACCCACTCCCTCGTCATCGCCGCCATGCTCTCGATCGTGATCCTCTCGACGTACTTCAGGCTCGAGCAGATCCTCGCCCTGCTCGGGGCAAGCGGAAAGGTGCTGGAGGAGGCTCTGACCTACGGGAGGATTGTCGTGGCGGGCTCCATGTTCATAGTCTTCAACAACGTCGCCGTTGGGATACTGAACGGGGAGGGCAATACCAAGAGATCAATGTACGCCAACGTTGCCGGCTCGCTGCTGAACATAGCCCTTGACCCGGTTCTCATCTACGTCGCAGGGCTCGGAATTGCGGGTGCGGCATATGCAAGCGTCCTCTCCATGGTTTTCTCCTCACTCCTCATCGTTTACTGGATGTTCTACAACTCCAAGACTTATGTCAGGGTGTCGTTCAGAGAATTCAGCCCGAGCAGGCAGATAGTCTTCGACATACTGCGTGTGGGCCTCCCTTCTGCGTTTTCCATGCTCACCATGTCCTTTTCCCTGATATTCATAAACGCCATGATCGTCAGGGTGAGCAGCGCTGATGGCATCGCGGTCTTCACGAGCGCCTGGAGGGTGGTTCACTTCGGCTTCATCCCGATGTTCGGGCTGTCGGGTGCTGGCACTGCCGTGATGGGTGCCGCTTTCGGCGCGAGAAACATCGAGAAGCTCGAGAGGGCATACAGGTATGCGATAAAGGTGGCGGTGATCATAGAGGCCGTGCTGGTCGTCCTGTTTATCTCCCTTGCAGGCTACCTCGCGATGTTCTTCACTTACAGCGAGGCATCTGCCAGAATCTACGGCATGCTCGTCGAGACCCTCAGAATCCTTCCAGTCTTCCTCGTCTTCGCACCTCTCGGAATTCTGACGGTGTCGCTGTTTCAGGGGATAGGCAGGGGTGAGAATGCATTTGCCATCACCGTGCTCAGGACGATAGTCTTCCAGCTGAGCTTCGCGTACATTTTCGCTTTCCTGCTCGGGCTCGGGTTTGACGGCATAGTCTATGGAGTCGTGCTGGGCAACATCCTCGCCTCAAGCGTTGCGTTCCTCTGGGGGAGGAGCGTGATCGGGAAGCTTAAGAGGGAGTGCTGCTGA
- a CDS encoding MarR family winged helix-turn-helix transcriptional regulator: protein MDVLKQLFLLNKNLRRIVERRLEGRLTFLEFKFLRLIFSGRKSQKELVELTGMTKGTVSKVLSSLEERGLIVRVRKGKGFEVEVTESGRRLMEEFDTLTDEIQRILLRGFSEEEVRVIEDLFRRMVRNLEEEDGSEN, encoded by the coding sequence GTGGACGTTCTCAAGCAGCTTTTTCTCCTAAACAAGAACCTCAGGAGGATCGTGGAGAGGAGACTGGAGGGCAGGCTGACGTTTCTCGAGTTCAAGTTCCTCAGACTGATATTCTCCGGCAGGAAGTCGCAGAAGGAGCTTGTTGAGCTAACGGGAATGACGAAAGGCACGGTCTCCAAGGTTCTCTCGTCGCTCGAGGAGAGGGGGCTGATCGTGAGGGTAAGGAAGGGCAAGGGCTTCGAGGTCGAGGTCACGGAGAGCGGTAGGAGGCTCATGGAGGAGTTTGACACCCTGACGGATGAGATCCAGAGAATCCTCCTCAGGGGCTTCAGCGAGGAGGAGGTCAGGGTGATCGAGGATCTGTTCCGCAGAATGGTGAGGAATCTGGAGGAAGAGGATGGATCGGAGAACTGA
- a CDS encoding methylated-DNA--[protein]-cysteine S-methyltransferase, which yields MREPTFERVFVKWKRNFVAELENGVIVRAYFTDGVVEEKVETETAEILKERLTDYFSAKPVDFSEFRVVYPTRFAERVLREVRKIPYGAVETYSSLAGRLSTSPRAVGVALRMNLVPVIVPCHRVVAKGGLGGFSSGVEVKKLLLEMESKVSQETL from the coding sequence TTGCGGGAACCGACGTTTGAGAGGGTTTTCGTTAAGTGGAAGCGGAACTTCGTCGCAGAGCTTGAGAATGGCGTTATCGTCAGGGCCTACTTCACCGACGGAGTTGTTGAGGAAAAGGTAGAAACGGAAACCGCGGAGATTCTGAAGGAGAGGCTGACCGACTACTTTTCAGCAAAGCCCGTCGACTTCAGCGAGTTCAGGGTCGTCTACCCGACAAGGTTTGCGGAGCGGGTTTTGAGGGAAGTGAGAAAGATACCCTACGGAGCGGTGGAGACGTACTCATCCCTCGCAGGAAGGCTCTCCACCTCTCCCAGGGCTGTTGGCGTGGCATTGAGGATGAACCTCGTCCCGGTAATCGTCCCCTGCCACCGGGTTGTGGCGAAGGGTGGGCTGGGCGGCTTCTCCTCGGGAGTTGAGGTGAAGAAGCTTTTGCTCGAGATGGAGTCAAAAGTTTCGCAGGAAACTTTATAA
- a CDS encoding nicotinamide-nucleotide adenylyltransferase: protein MRAFFIGRFQPYHLGHHEVLREIFSEVEEVVIGIGSAQESHTIENPFTAGERVMMVDRAVGELMAEVGERKVYIIPLEDVYRNSLWVSHVVSMTPYFNVVYSNNPLVIRLFREAGFEVRKTKLFNRVSYQGTEIRRRMICGERWEDLVPRPVVEVIEGIDGVKRLRDIAGTDV, encoded by the coding sequence ATGAGGGCATTCTTCATAGGCAGGTTCCAGCCATACCACCTCGGCCACCACGAGGTGCTCAGGGAGATCTTCTCCGAGGTGGAGGAGGTCGTGATCGGCATTGGGAGCGCTCAGGAAAGCCACACCATCGAGAACCCGTTCACCGCAGGAGAAAGGGTGATGATGGTTGACAGGGCAGTCGGAGAGCTCATGGCCGAGGTGGGGGAGAGGAAGGTGTACATCATACCCCTCGAGGACGTCTACAGGAACAGCCTATGGGTCAGCCATGTGGTGTCCATGACCCCCTACTTCAATGTGGTGTACAGCAACAACCCCCTCGTCATAAGGCTGTTTAGGGAAGCGGGCTTTGAGGTGAGGAAGACCAAGCTGTTCAACAGGGTGAGCTATCAGGGGACTGAGATAAGGAGGAGGATGATCTGCGGGGAGAGGTGGGAGGACCTCGTGCCAAGGCCGGTCGTGGAGGTAATCGAGGGGATAGACGGGGTGAAGAGGCTGAGAGACATTGCGGGAACCGACGTTTGA
- the tes gene encoding tetraether lipid synthase Tes, which produces MNGQIDYQTKSLCPECLKVIPARVYEENGKVMISKRCDEHGEFVDVYWGDAEMFRKAMRYAHDGHGLATPIVEESNCPFTCGLCSNHKSHTALLNLVLTNRCDLACWYCFFYAKRSGYVYEPTLEQIVEMVRTAKNMKPIGANAVQLTGGEPTLRDDLVDIIRAIKAEGIDHVQLNTNGIRLAHDPDLALKVREAGVNTIYLSFDGVDEKTNPKNHHEVPKVLENCRRAELGIVLVPTVIKGVNDHQLGDIIRFAFQNIDIVRGVNFQPVSITGSVPRKEREQIRITIPDAIKRIEEQTNGEISREDFYPVPSVSPISHFVEAITGRPQYELTTHFACGMATYVFKMNGKMVPITRFVDVDGFFEYLNEKAEEISKSRIKTVRALKGIVDLRKFVDNEKAPFDISRILFDILVRHDYSTLGQFHVNALFIGMMHFMDLYNYDISRVERCEIHYASPDGRIIPFCTFNVIPEIYRDRIQAKYGIPIEEWEKKTGRKLKDDIVRVVRKAT; this is translated from the coding sequence GTGAACGGCCAGATCGATTATCAAACCAAGTCACTGTGTCCGGAATGTCTCAAGGTCATTCCTGCTCGCGTTTACGAGGAAAACGGAAAGGTGATGATCAGCAAGCGTTGTGATGAACACGGGGAGTTTGTAGACGTTTACTGGGGAGATGCGGAGATGTTCCGCAAGGCCATGAGGTACGCCCACGATGGGCACGGCCTTGCGACACCCATAGTTGAGGAGTCCAACTGCCCGTTCACATGCGGCCTGTGCTCGAACCACAAGAGCCACACAGCACTTCTAAACCTCGTCCTCACCAACCGCTGCGACCTGGCATGCTGGTACTGCTTCTTCTACGCGAAGCGCTCCGGGTATGTGTACGAGCCAACGCTCGAGCAGATTGTGGAGATGGTTAGAACAGCGAAGAACATGAAGCCAATCGGAGCGAACGCTGTGCAGCTCACGGGTGGAGAGCCAACTCTCAGAGACGATCTCGTGGACATAATCAGGGCGATAAAGGCTGAAGGGATAGACCACGTTCAGCTGAACACCAACGGAATAAGGCTCGCCCACGATCCCGACCTCGCGCTGAAGGTTAGGGAGGCTGGGGTGAACACAATCTACCTGTCCTTCGACGGTGTTGATGAGAAGACCAACCCCAAAAACCACCACGAGGTTCCAAAGGTTCTCGAGAACTGCAGGAGAGCGGAGCTTGGAATAGTCCTCGTTCCGACGGTGATCAAGGGCGTGAACGACCACCAGCTCGGAGACATCATTAGGTTCGCTTTCCAGAACATAGACATAGTCAGGGGTGTGAACTTCCAGCCGGTGAGCATAACCGGGAGCGTTCCGAGGAAGGAGAGGGAGCAGATAAGGATCACCATCCCGGATGCAATAAAGAGGATAGAGGAGCAGACGAACGGAGAGATCTCGAGGGAGGATTTCTACCCGGTTCCGAGCGTTTCCCCGATCTCCCACTTTGTCGAGGCCATAACGGGCAGACCGCAGTACGAGCTCACCACCCACTTCGCGTGCGGAATGGCTACCTACGTGTTCAAGATGAACGGAAAGATGGTTCCGATCACAAGGTTCGTGGACGTGGACGGGTTCTTTGAGTACCTGAACGAGAAGGCTGAGGAGATCTCCAAGAGCAGGATAAAGACCGTTCGGGCATTAAAGGGCATAGTTGACCTCAGGAAGTTTGTGGACAACGAGAAGGCGCCCTTCGACATAAGCAGGATACTGTTCGACATCCTCGTGAGGCACGACTACTCGACCCTCGGCCAGTTCCACGTGAATGCTCTCTTCATAGGCATGATGCACTTCATGGACCTCTACAACTACGACATATCGAGGGTAGAGAGGTGCGAGATACACTATGCATCCCCTGACGGGAGGATAATACCCTTCTGCACGTTCAACGTAATTCCCGAGATCTACAGGGACAGGATTCAGGCGAAGTACGGCATCCCGATAGAGGAGTGGGAGAAGAAGACGGGCAGGAAGCTCAAGGACGACATCGTCAGGGTGGTGAGAAAGGCGACATGA
- a CDS encoding CDP-2,3-bis-(O-geranylgeranyl)-sn-glycerol synthase, which translates to MLWTLIKTIWLFLPAYTPNNFAVIFGGGKPIDLGKNFVDGKRILGDGKTFRGFFGGLFGGLITGLAQYKIEQIAGLEFFTTMPLSSALTLFLLLSLGSLTGDLLGSFIKRRLGIERGGKAPLLDQLDFLVVAIVFASFHEYFSSLYTAEVIVIALILTPLLHKLINVIAYLLRLKDVPW; encoded by the coding sequence ATGCTCTGGACGTTAATTAAAACCATCTGGCTTTTTCTCCCTGCATACACTCCCAACAACTTTGCGGTAATCTTTGGAGGCGGAAAACCCATAGATCTCGGGAAAAATTTTGTTGACGGTAAACGTATTTTGGGTGACGGTAAAACCTTCAGGGGTTTTTTCGGCGGCCTTTTTGGTGGGCTTATTACGGGGCTCGCACAGTACAAGATCGAGCAGATCGCGGGGTTGGAATTCTTTACCACCATGCCCCTCAGCTCCGCCCTCACCCTCTTCCTCCTGCTCTCCCTCGGATCCCTCACCGGAGACCTGCTCGGCAGCTTCATCAAGAGGAGGCTGGGCATAGAGAGGGGTGGCAAGGCACCTCTCCTCGACCAGCTCGACTTCCTTGTCGTGGCGATCGTGTTCGCAAGTTTCCACGAGTACTTCTCCTCCCTCTACACCGCAGAGGTCATAGTGATAGCCCTGATCCTCACACCCCTACTGCACAAGCTCATAAACGTGATAGCCTACCTGCTGAGGCTGAAGGACGTGCCGTGGTGA
- a CDS encoding PHP domain-containing protein encodes MFRAELHVHSTYSDGLDGVEKIVMRAVELGLSCISITDHDTVQGSLAAMDFVRDEHLGITVIPGVEVTTRDGHLLVFFVEDEIDRGMSLVETVEEVRRKGGLCAVSHPFQVERKGVFRPNLFRYVDAVEVFNAKYITGFFNRLARRYAERYGKAMIAGSDAHSSKEVGYGVTYFPENLRKDILSRRTEAGGRRIPISRRVSYLLGKLQ; translated from the coding sequence ATGTTCAGGGCCGAGCTTCACGTTCACTCTACATACAGCGACGGGCTGGATGGAGTTGAGAAAATCGTCATGAGGGCCGTGGAGCTCGGCCTCTCGTGCATATCAATAACGGATCACGACACCGTTCAGGGAAGCTTGGCTGCCATGGACTTCGTGAGGGACGAGCACCTTGGCATCACCGTGATTCCCGGAGTGGAGGTTACGACGAGGGACGGCCACCTCCTCGTGTTCTTTGTGGAAGACGAGATTGACAGGGGGATGAGTCTGGTCGAGACTGTGGAGGAGGTGAGGAGGAAGGGCGGGCTGTGCGCGGTCTCGCACCCATTTCAGGTTGAGAGGAAGGGGGTATTCAGGCCGAACCTTTTCAGGTACGTGGACGCGGTTGAGGTTTTCAACGCGAAGTACATAACAGGATTCTTCAATCGCCTGGCGAGGAGGTATGCCGAGAGGTACGGGAAGGCGATGATAGCCGGGAGTGATGCCCACAGCTCGAAGGAGGTCGGTTATGGAGTAACCTACTTCCCTGAAAACCTTAGAAAAGACATTCTGAGCAGGAGAACGGAAGCCGGCGGGAGGAGGATTCCGATAAGCAGAAGAGTCTCCTACCTTCTCGGAAAGCTTCAGTGA
- a CDS encoding dihydropteroate synthase-like protein yields the protein MKVLLVTGRLAEGIVKANSAGCDVHVADVDVAAFITEKHLSSVDISRYDLVLVPGLAKGRWRELERRTGTKVRLGPIHAYDIPKVMERIGSVELSHEVPADRLIDMNRERELVELVESVEKGVFDINGVEIGGTSRMKVVAEVVDATELDRDQLAGRIEYYLESGADIVDLGVPLSFSVEDVRRVVKVAKDCCDAVSVDTFSPRAIRTAVESGVDMVMSISEKNIRALDHIEGQAVVVVERNVERLSWLVDLVRTKTEKVIADPVLDMDGFVPSVLRYAEFRRRDPRTPVLFGAGNVTELFDADSIGVNALLALIAEEVGASLLFTTEASPKTRGSIRELRIASYMVKGARLKGTPPKDLGMSLLVLKEKVRFPEAEVPENCQKAVESKEFHRDPLGDFRIWISGDRIVCSHEKACVHGKTAKEIIDTVLRMGLVSRLDHAGYLGRELKKAEIALKLKKNYVQDEELNFGYYERDLKDENSC from the coding sequence ATGAAGGTCCTCCTCGTCACCGGAAGGCTCGCGGAGGGCATCGTGAAGGCCAATTCTGCTGGCTGTGATGTTCACGTCGCAGACGTTGATGTTGCTGCCTTCATCACAGAAAAACACCTCAGCAGCGTGGACATCTCGAGATACGACCTCGTCCTCGTCCCGGGGCTCGCAAAGGGGAGGTGGAGGGAGCTGGAGAGGAGGACGGGCACGAAGGTCAGACTCGGCCCAATTCACGCGTACGACATTCCGAAGGTCATGGAGAGAATTGGCTCGGTTGAGCTGTCCCACGAGGTGCCGGCCGACAGGCTCATAGATATGAACAGGGAGAGGGAGCTCGTTGAGCTTGTCGAGAGCGTTGAGAAAGGTGTTTTCGACATAAACGGGGTTGAGATTGGTGGAACGAGCAGGATGAAGGTTGTTGCAGAAGTAGTGGATGCGACGGAGCTCGACAGGGATCAGCTCGCCGGCAGGATAGAGTACTACCTCGAAAGCGGGGCGGACATAGTAGATCTCGGAGTTCCCCTGAGCTTTTCTGTCGAGGACGTCAGGAGGGTCGTCAAGGTGGCGAAGGATTGCTGCGATGCTGTGAGCGTCGACACCTTCTCCCCCAGAGCAATAAGGACGGCGGTTGAGAGCGGGGTGGACATGGTCATGAGCATCTCGGAGAAGAACATCAGAGCCCTCGACCACATCGAGGGTCAGGCTGTTGTGGTGGTGGAGAGGAACGTTGAGAGACTCTCATGGCTCGTGGATCTTGTCAGAACGAAGACCGAGAAGGTCATTGCCGATCCAGTGCTCGACATGGACGGTTTCGTCCCCTCAGTTCTAAGGTATGCGGAGTTCAGGAGAAGAGACCCGCGAACCCCGGTGCTCTTCGGAGCTGGCAACGTGACCGAGCTCTTTGACGCCGACTCAATTGGTGTGAACGCCCTCCTTGCCCTTATAGCCGAAGAGGTAGGAGCGAGCCTGCTGTTCACAACCGAGGCGAGCCCGAAGACGAGGGGGTCGATCAGGGAGCTGAGGATAGCGAGCTACATGGTGAAGGGAGCGAGGCTGAAGGGGACTCCGCCAAAGGACCTCGGAATGAGCCTGCTCGTCCTTAAAGAGAAGGTGCGCTTTCCTGAAGCGGAGGTGCCTGAGAACTGCCAGAAGGCCGTGGAGAGTAAAGAGTTCCACAGAGACCCGCTGGGAGACTTCAGGATATGGATCTCGGGAGACAGGATAGTGTGCAGCCATGAGAAAGCATGCGTTCACGGAAAAACCGCGAAGGAGATCATAGACACCGTTCTCAGAATGGGGCTGGTCAGCAGGCTCGATCATGCAGGGTACCTCGGGAGGGAGCTGAAGAAGGCAGAGATAGCGCTTAAGCTGAAGAAGAACTACGTGCAGGACGAGGAGCTGAACTTCGGATACTACGAAAGGGATTTAAAAGACGAAAACAGCTGCTGA
- a CDS encoding pyruvoyl-dependent arginine decarboxylase: MVPKKVFFTSGVGRHEDALVSFELALRDAGIERFNLVTVSSIFPPQCEVIGIEDGLRELYPGQIVFCVMSRETSDAEGERIYASIGAAIPEDPSLHGYLTEYHGIYRGEDVGRKAEESAAYMLETAFGIKPARTFNVTRVAEVRETTTVVSAAVFVF; this comes from the coding sequence TTGGTGCCAAAGAAGGTCTTCTTTACCTCAGGCGTTGGCAGGCACGAGGATGCGCTGGTCAGCTTCGAGCTCGCGCTGAGAGATGCGGGCATCGAGAGGTTCAACCTCGTGACCGTCAGCAGCATCTTCCCGCCCCAGTGCGAGGTAATCGGGATAGAGGACGGTCTCAGGGAGCTCTATCCGGGGCAGATCGTCTTCTGCGTGATGTCGAGGGAGACCAGCGATGCGGAGGGCGAGAGGATCTACGCCAGCATAGGCGCAGCCATCCCGGAGGATCCATCCTTGCACGGCTACCTCACCGAGTATCATGGCATTTACAGGGGGGAAGACGTGGGCAGGAAGGCTGAGGAGAGCGCAGCGTACATGCTTGAGACAGCCTTCGGAATAAAGCCTGCGAGAACCTTCAACGTAACGAGGGTGGCTGAGGTCAGGGAGACGACAACGGTCGTCTCAGCAGCTGTTTTCGTCTTTTAA
- a CDS encoding archaeosine biosynthesis radical SAM protein RaSEA translates to MKAWIEKERLHGEVVDCLTIILPTRGCAWDSCHMCSYTLDSRRDASQEEVYRSFLKALERGRGEVLKIFTSGSFFDDREVSGETRMRIYEKALEEGYRKLVVESRPEFVREEIVEEIEEAGIEVEVGIGLETSSDEYRSLLINKGFTFQDFVRVSEMLRRVARVKAYLLMKPPLLTEGEAIEDVLRSIRDVKGHADIVSLNLMTVHRKTLVERLWQRGAYRPPWLWSAVEVLKNADMEIVCDPVAGGKSRGPHNCFKCDERVVEEIRRFSLTQDKGVFETECECRERWELSLEAERLTDIFLFP, encoded by the coding sequence TTGAAGGCGTGGATTGAGAAGGAGAGACTTCACGGGGAGGTCGTGGACTGCCTCACCATTATCCTTCCCACCCGGGGCTGTGCATGGGACTCCTGCCACATGTGCAGCTACACGCTCGACTCCAGAAGAGATGCGAGTCAGGAGGAGGTGTACAGGAGCTTCCTCAAGGCCCTTGAGAGGGGCAGGGGTGAGGTGCTGAAGATATTCACCTCCGGTAGCTTCTTCGACGACAGGGAGGTGTCAGGGGAAACGAGGATGAGGATCTACGAGAAAGCCTTGGAAGAAGGGTACAGGAAACTCGTTGTGGAGAGCAGACCCGAGTTCGTCAGGGAAGAGATCGTGGAGGAGATAGAGGAAGCGGGGATTGAGGTAGAGGTCGGAATAGGTCTGGAGACGTCCAGCGACGAGTATAGAAGCTTGTTGATAAACAAGGGCTTCACGTTTCAGGACTTCGTTAGAGTGAGCGAGATGCTGAGGCGCGTTGCGAGAGTTAAGGCTTACCTGCTGATGAAACCACCCCTGCTGACTGAGGGGGAAGCGATCGAGGACGTTCTGAGGTCTATCAGGGATGTTAAGGGGCATGCGGACATCGTCTCCCTAAACCTCATGACCGTGCACAGGAAGACCCTCGTTGAGAGGCTGTGGCAGAGAGGAGCATACAGGCCGCCCTGGCTCTGGAGCGCGGTTGAGGTTTTGAAGAACGCTGACATGGAGATCGTGTGCGATCCTGTGGCGGGAGGAAAGAGCAGGGGACCGCACAACTGCTTTAAGTGCGATGAGAGGGTGGTGGAGGAAATAAGGCGCTTCTCCCTCACACAGGACAAAGGGGTGTTTGAGACCGAGTGCGAGTGCAGAGAGAGGTGGGAGCTGAGCCTTGAGGCTGAAAGACTCACAGACATTTTCCTTTTTCCGTGA
- a CDS encoding rhomboid family intramembrane serine protease, whose protein sequence is MAKCDVCGKDELLPYRCSYCGGTFCADHRLPEKHGCEGLYDIPVKVKRDIGVERWRESRRQYGVEYYDPALKRRNPLEAYGYNNVILAIITVMFAVSIIYRPVFGLLALYPHDFYLRPWQLVTSIFMHGSFDHYLVNAIVLLFFGSELERRVGGRNYLKIFLLSGIAGNVMYIAFSYATGSFAPAVGASGAIYGIMGTLAIIAPEIRVLLFFFIPLSIRMAVVLFAAYDLLMTPFSIFTGVAHVAHLGGLAVGIYFGERFRALRRRYY, encoded by the coding sequence GTGGCGAAGTGTGATGTTTGCGGTAAAGATGAGCTGCTCCCCTACAGGTGCAGTTATTGCGGAGGCACGTTCTGTGCTGACCACAGGCTCCCCGAGAAGCACGGCTGTGAGGGGCTTTACGACATACCCGTGAAGGTCAAGAGGGACATAGGTGTGGAAAGGTGGAGGGAAAGCAGGAGGCAGTACGGGGTGGAGTATTACGACCCCGCGCTTAAGAGAAGAAATCCTCTCGAGGCTTACGGTTACAACAACGTAATTCTTGCCATTATAACCGTAATGTTTGCCGTGTCAATCATCTACCGCCCGGTTTTCGGCCTGCTTGCCCTCTACCCACACGACTTCTACCTCCGCCCCTGGCAGCTTGTCACCAGCATCTTCATGCACGGCTCCTTCGACCACTACCTTGTCAACGCGATAGTCCTGCTGTTCTTCGGCAGCGAGCTTGAGAGGAGAGTGGGTGGGAGGAACTACCTGAAGATCTTTCTGCTGTCCGGGATTGCTGGGAATGTGATGTACATCGCGTTCTCCTACGCAACCGGCTCATTCGCACCTGCCGTTGGAGCGTCGGGTGCGATATACGGGATAATGGGAACCCTCGCCATAATCGCGCCCGAGATCAGGGTGCTGCTGTTCTTCTTCATACCCCTCAGCATAAGAATGGCGGTCGTGCTCTTTGCAGCATACGACCTGCTCATGACGCCCTTCTCCATCTTCACTGGCGTCGCACATGTTGCTCACCTTGGAGGACTTGCGGTTGGCATATACTTCGGTGAGAGGTTCAGGGCACTGCGGAGGAGGTACTATTGA